AATAACAAAAGGACTACTCGCTGTCCTTTTGTTATATATCCGCTTTAACCCTCTCGGACCAATAATGCTATCACAACGATCGTGAAACAGGAATCCAGCCCAAAAGATCTTCAAAGGTATACCAGAAATCTAAATCTTTAGTTCTTTCGAAAAATCAAACTTGCAATAATGACCCCAAGAAAGAATCCTGATATGGAAGAGACAATAATGATTCCGATGATATTTGTACTTGTAGTAAAGACTAACTTTGCAATGATGACGCTTATCGCTGTTATAAGTACGATTAACCAATACACTAGCTTTCTCTTCAAACTGATTCTTCTAAAGGGTTTTGTTGAATAAGGAGCTTTACGTATTAACACAACTATTAAACACATCTGAACCACAATACCAATGATGGAAAGTGAGTATTGAAGTAACTTGTACAATGGAATAATAAAATAACTGTTTTGTAAGAATGGGTAATTCATGACAAGGAATCCCGATTTATGAGTGAATGAATCTATAAATATATGACTATAGAATCCAACCACAACAGATATTAAAAACACAATCCAATTCGAAAATTTCCGAAAGTCAAAATATCTAATGAATGAGTATGACTTCATATCGATATTAAACGTGGAAGGCAGATGAAGTATGAAAGGCTTCATTATTATTTGAAGTAATAATAAAATGACTATACATAGGGGAATTCCTTCTAAGAATAGTCCCCAATGTGTATGACCTATGATTTGATATGGCTCTAATGCAATAAAATACTCAAAATCAGGAGACATACTACCAAGAACAAGCCCAACTAAGCTAAAATATCGAGGTTTAATATATTTAATTGGAAATGAATATAATGGATGTGCAAATGTAAATGGCAAAGCATCACTCCTCGTTAAACAGATCATCTACTATGATACTTCCAAGTATTACATATTCACTAATTTTTAATCCATTTACTTTCCCGAAATTCGTGCTTTAGAATGCTCATTGTTATCGAATCATGGTATTCATGGTTATAAAAGAGAATTTATTCCGAACTTCCTCTTTAATCTTCTCTGATTACCTTCCAAGATTTGTTTACATTCGAATATTCAATAATAACTTTATATTCATCTATATGTTCTTTGAAATCATAGACTTTATCCATGTCTGTATAATGACCCACTGATGCTATTGGTATCTTTAATTTACCTCGGGTCTTTATTATTTTGGATAGATCAATAAATAAACCTTCTCTAGTACATTCTAGGAGTATTGAAGAAATATCACTGGGTAACTTCGGAAATAATCTACCCGTTAACAAACCCAATTTATTAATAATTACATTTGATAATAGGGATTCATAATCTCTCAAGTCAGTCACATAAAGTTTATTGAACCAACCATCATCATGAGCATAATAGGCAAATCGATTCATTGGTATGGATTTCATAGGTTTAGCCATGTGCGAAAAAAACAATAATTCGGCTATCTGACCATTACTCAACCTATTTAAGTCTTCCTCTTTGGCGAAATCCACCCAGCAGAAATTACCGTATCCATAAACATCATCATCAAGTAATAGTTCAATCTCTAGTCTTGTAACATATTCGAAATTGGTGTGTTGATTCCTCCTAGCATAATCAAAGTGATGGTTAAGTAGTATCAAGTTCTCCGGTCTATTAGGTATTGAATTAATAAATTCAAAAAATTCTATTCCATAGGAATAAAAACACTGTTGATCATTAGTTCTACTTACGTAAATTAAATCTCTAATTTTATTCTTTTTCATCGAAACATCCCTCATTAAATGAATTGTTAAATCTATCATTTCAAAATTTGTTGTTACATTGTTCCATAATATAGTTCATATATGTAATTGCTTCTTGTTTTCTTTTAATTTTTGATCGGTAGAGTGATTTTGTTACGCCTTGTCTTACATTAATTGATTCTTGAATTATCTTGTGCCAGTGTTTTGGTACAACTTTTAATGCATATTCACCCGCTCTAGCCTTATTTGTAATATCGTGTTCCTGGTGAACAACAAACGAGTGATCCCAAGTACTCCCCATTCAATCTCTGTTCTTCTTATGTAAAGTAAGTATGAGTTAAATGAGAATCGATTTATCGATTTTTTTATCCAGTTCTTCCAGTATGTATTTAAGTTCTCATGCAGATTAGATTTCATAATATTCTCTCCATCTTTCCAATTAGAAGCATATCTAAGATCTCACCAAGGCATGTCTTGAACTAATGGTTGAACAAAAAGTCCTGAGCTATTAATATCAATTGTCCCTATCCATTCATAAATATTCTCTGCAGCTATTGATGGATCTGTATTTGCATCAGTTGACCTACCTCTTGTTAACAACTCACCCGGATGAATTGCACACACTGTTATATTGAAACGCTTAACTTCTTGACCCAAACATATTGTAAACATGTTCTGAGCAGCTTTTGCCATTCTATATGAATATGAGAATCCTCGATCTTTAAATTCTCCTGAAGCCATTCGTGTTAAGGAACCGAGTCTTGAAGAAACATTAATTATTCTTGGATTATTTGATCTTTTTAATTGAGGAAGGCAAGCTTGTACTGTTCTAATAGGACCTAAACAATGAATATTAAATAGATTATTAACCTCTGCGGTTCCTAATGTCTCTATTAAATATTCCGAACCTGAAATACCTGCATTGTTAATCACGACATCTAGCGATTCTGTACTATTCTCTAAGATCAGTTTAATGCTGTTTATGGACTTATCCTCTGACAAATCCGCCACTATTGGTCTACAGTTATATGGGAATTGCGCTCTAATTGTTTCTGCCGATTCCTCCGTTCTAACTACAGGAAAAGTAAAGAATGCATTTGAATTGAATACTTTCAGCAATTCGAGACCTAAACCTCGATTTGCACCTGTTATTAAAATACTCTCCATAGAAACACCTCCGAGAATAGAGTTCAACTCTTTCATGTAACTAAGGCGCAACCAAATAGCGTAAATAGGTTGTTATCTGGTGTATATTCCTTATTCAAGTCCAATTCGGCCGAATGATCCGATACGTGAATATAGTATTGTACTATGTAACATGGCTCTCAAGTCAGCTAATAAAATCTTGTATCCTTCTCCCATTCTCTATTCGCTCTTTAAATTGCCCACTGCGGAAAGCGGTTTTATATGATAGGCATACCTTCTCTTATCGCCTTTAATATCAAGTTTTTCCTTCACCTAATCACAATCTCTTCTTAATCCTATACCAATATGTATATGATTCTTTGTATCCGAGTTTACCATATCCTTGATTTCTATATTTACTGTCCGTGATGATATCATAAAGTCCAACATAGTTTCCTTCAATCACACCGACTCCGCATGCAACAGGAACCGAATCAACATAAAGTATAAAAAATCCTTTCATTAAATACGACTTTGATAACAATTCTTTTGTTATCCTTACATTAGAATCTGTAAGATTTTTAAATTTAGTTAAAATTTCTACCCATTCGTTGTTAATTTCAGTAGAAACAATGGCATCGTTTAATAGAGATTCTTCAATCTCGGATAAGTCTACTGTCTGCACACTGGAAGGTTCAACAATATAGTAGCCCAATCCTTCTAAGATACAGTCGATATTAACTGGATTAACAAACGGAGTTACTTTAAAAATGGTGTCCAAGCCAACGTCTGTATAAATATTCTCACAGGACTTAATCTTTTCTTGAATATTAAGTTCATTGGTATCGTATATAGGACTTATTGAATTCGATCTCTTGGTATATCCATTAGCAAAACGCAAGAGCCAACCATCATAAACAAAATTTTGTAGAGCAGGCCAAGCATTTAGTGAGTATTCTTCAATTTTCTTAAACATTCACTACAACGAATTGCATCGGTCAGACTAATGTTATGTAATTAATTCCCTCAATGTGAAGACCTCATTGTAATTATTGAATGTATTATGCTCCTGAATCCAATTATTCACCAAGTTCTCCTGTTATTTATTGTTGTTCTTATCTTTATCATCACCTTTGTCATTCTCTTCCTCAGTCTCCTCTTTTTCTTCATGAAATTCAATATTTGTTTGGCTAGTAATATAATCGAATGGCGTATAATTACTGCTCGGTAATTCTTTCTTCGTAATTATCTTACGATCAGCATAGAATTCTATTTTCAGCAAGCGCTGATTATGAATTAGAGCCTTATTTGTATTAGATAATCTATAATTTAAACTCATAACCTTTAAAACTAAATTCTCTTTTAAAACCCACTTGTTGTGCAACTGCATTTGATGGATAATTCACTTCCATACAATCCCAATACGGTGTAAAACCATTAGAGAAACAATGCTCTACAAAAGAATGAACAACATTTTGTGCAAGCTTTTTCCCTTGAAAGGATTCAATAGTTTCAATATCAATTCCATGTATTTCATTGTAACGAAATCCAGTAATGCATAGACTAGCAATTTCATTTTTATGCAAAACACAAAATCCAATACCATTTTCAAAAAAATCATTTTCACTTTCCCAGAATTTTAATATTTTGGATTTTAAAAACTCTTGATTCAAAATTGTATCTGATTCTAACATGTCTCTAGTTACCCTTTTGATAACAAATGAATGATCAAGGTTATGTCTACCCTCTGTTTTATATTCACGAGAGGATAAAGTATATACATTTTGATCCCATGATCCTAATTCCCTATCACTAAAGATTTCTTCGAATGTAATATACCAACTTGAATGGTTACCGATACATTCAAACCATTCAAGGCCGAGTTCTTTAGCCTGTACTGTGATTACTTCGTCAATATACTTTTTAATTTCCTTATTAAAGAGATCATTTTTTGAATCGCCAATAAAAATAAAGCCATCCAAATTGCCTAGCCATATCATAGCAGAGCGTGGTTTTTCAATATTATCAACAAATATTCTACCTGGATTTGTTCCCGCTACTATCGCCTTTTCTTCAATATTAACACCACGATTCACAATATCACTACACCTATGAAATTGACTTCTTTCTAATTCGTAAATCATCTTGTCACTCCCTTTTAATTTGATATCATTTATTATTTTTTGGAATTTCCGCTGATTTCCTATAAGCGTGAACACATTGTTATATGATGGTGATGCCTTCATCGATTTACTCTACAATAATCTCTTTTAAGAATTTATTCAGGGTATTTACAATATAAAGCTTCTCAATGTTACCTTCTTCATTTTTCAAATTAACCACTTCCAATATCGAACGCTTGAGCCCTTCACCCCACTCGACAGAATCAGATATTTCTAGTGTATAATTTGATAAATCTCCAGTCTTATCTTGTATTACTGTAATTGGATCATAGTGTTTAAGACCTTTATAAGGATTTCTAATAAAAATACGTTCTCCTATGTATGCTTCTTTTATTTCATCGTTAGCTGTTTCTAAGGTAAGGCGCATCCTTATTTCATCCCCAGCAAACAACAATAGACCTTTCCCTTTTCCATACTCATCATCAAAAGTGAATTCTGCACTTTTATCATTATTTATAGTGAAATCTGCACAAGAATCTGTTACTCGATCCGGATTATATAAAAAGAAACAAATTGAACCAGACAACCCATCCTCAGCTTTACTACCAATATCAATACTATTTTCCGATTCGTTATTTTGATACAGATTGTATGAATCATCAATCCATGACCCATTACTTTTCACTAATAAATCTCTTAATTCTGATTTTGAATTTTCTTCTGGTATATCTGTTTCATCTTTTGTTTCAACTTTTATTTCATCCTGTATAATCTTATTACTCTCACTTATAATCTCTACAGAAGATAGTTTTTTCTCGCCTATCAAATTACAAGAAATCAGTGGTACTACTAGTAGTAAACCAAAAATAATCATCATGATTCTTGATTGATATCTCAATTAGGTTCCTCCTTAGATTTGCATTACTTTCACATAACATTGCGTATTCACGGACCCTCACTGGCTTAAGGGTCATGAGCTCCGGGCCCGACGGACTTAGCCAGTGCAAGGTTAACTGATGAATCCACTTCATCGAAAATACCTCAAGCAGACCAATGGTCCGCTAGGACCCACCGCGTGAATATGCTGTTAGACGATACCTGTGCCATCTCGAATCAACATTCAAAAACTGTCTTGGTCTTATTCGTCTTATTGTTCTTATTGCCCTTATGATTTCCATCTGCTCTCTTGTCACTACAGCACATGCAACTATAGTCTTTCTTCATCATCGTTATACTCATATAGTTTTACAGAATCAAAATTGGATGAACTTAGAAAATCATTAAGATATTTTTCTTGTTCTTCGATAGGTACATGATATGGTGGTGCTACATCTTTTAGATTAGCAAACAATACCCACCCTACGTCTTCATTGGGAAACTTACATTTCCCTTCTAAATCTTTATTTGGGTATATTTCTACATATACTTGCTTTTCTTTATTCAAATTCAAATTCCAATAAAAATATTTATAAATATATGGAAGTCTCGCATTCAACATACCTTTATTATTGCTTTTTGAGAAGGTTCTATTAAGTGGTTCCAAAAATTTATAAAGAGCATTCATTAGTGCCTTTTCATCCTTACTTGTGCATAAAAAACCATACTCCATCATTTTATTCATCATAAATCCTCCACAAGAAATGATTAATGCATTTAATAATCCCCCCACGGACAGGCGGTCTACTTCGCGCAATTTTATATAACGGTCGGGCTTTGCCTCGAGATCCCAAACCGGTCGCAACGCGGTTTGGTGGTAGGGTGATTCTATCTTGTTACGGCACCAAACTCTAATACATTAACTCGTATTGACTCGCGAACTAACCAATGTATTAGAGTATACTTGTATCTTTAAAGTACTTTTTAGGTTTTTAAATATTCGGTTACACCGGTTTCGTCTAACGTTTCCGCATTCCTGACATTTGAGCGGCTTAAGTGACCGTAGGGAACGCGTCGTCAAACTTAGCCGCTGAATGTGTCGCCTGAATTCACCTCTCAGAATTTCCTCTTGGCGACCAAGGAGCGTCAGCGACGCAGCAGGAATACTCTGTTATGTGATGTCATTGCCTTCCTGAATTCGCATTCAGATAATCTTGTATGTATTTCATAATTTCTTTATTGTCCTTGACTATAATTCTTTTCTCTGAATATTCCTCAGTTAATTCCATGATTTCTTGAATACTATCTTTATCAAAGCCTTTATTCCATATGAATAGCATTTCATATAGATTCTTAAATGATTGTTTATAATTCCACTGTTCTAATCCAACTCTTGTCCTGACAAATCTTTTAATTATCCTGAAATCCCTTACATATTTATTAGATTTAATTAAGAACATTAAGTCGGCCTGCTTAAAGCTTTCTATTCCCCATTTATGATGTATGCCTTCGATAATCCACGCTTCTGTGGTAACTATTTCATTTAATTTGGCATCCCGAACTTCAACTGGGTATCTAGTATTCTCTAACGTCCTGTCCCAAACAAAGTTATCAGTCTCATAGTATTTTATTTCGTATTTCTTCGACAATTCTTTTGCAATATAAGACTTTCCACTACCACAAGCTCCAATAATACGGATCTTAATATGGATCGCTCCCCTTGTAACTTCATCTATATTATAGTTTGCAATGATTTCACATAACGTAGCGCATTCCTAACGTCCGAACGGCTTAAGGCACGTAGTGCCTGGTGGATCTGCCACTTATCCGGTTGGATGCGTCGCCTGATTTCACTTCTCTGAAAATCCCCTTGGTGACCAAGGAGCGATAGCGACGATGTAGGAATGCATTGTTATAGGATGTCAGCGTCTTCTTTGTAATACCCATCAACTTTAGTTATCTTTAACTATCGTTATCCGTTAGTGTAACAAATTGTTGCATGTGATTTTATAAATGATCTCAAAAAATTAGTTCCAAGAAAGGGATGTCATTTTTGATATTAAACTCTAAATCCTTTAATATTTGTTGTTGTTTAAAGGTTAATTCACCTAAATTCCATCGAGTTGTGAAAAACAAGTGCAATACGACCTCACGCATTTTTAGAAGAGCTGGAATATGTTTTAGAGTATCATCGGTTATTGAAATTTCCTTTGCATAACCGTTCAAAAAGTGATAGAGAAACTTCTTTGCAAATTCAGTTCTTTCGATGTTTTTTGGCGTAGCTTCCCATACTGAATAGAATAAGGGAATTGCAATATCATTCCCAAACCAATTATAGGAACATTCATCAAAATCAAATAATTGCAATTCCCCACCTAGCACATGAAAGTTACCTCTATGAATGTCATTATGTACTAGGCCATATAAATCATGTTCTATTTTCTTGTCAGGATTTAGCACTTCCGATAAATATATAAACTTTTGAAGTGAAAAAGTTTGAGTATCATCTAGTTTCTTAGATATCGTATGTATGAACTCTTGATCTTTTTCGTATTGATGTGGGCGTCGAGTATTAACTTGTTTTGATTTGTATTTTTTTGTTAATGAATGAATTCGCCCCGCCATACTTCCCCATCGGCTAAAGAACTCTTCATTCCATTCGCTTTCATTGTTAATATTAATCTTTTGACCTTTTGCCATTTCAAAAGCTACAACATAATATCGATCGTTATTTTTTTCAACCATTTCACAATCAACCTGTCGTATTGATTGAATTGATTTACAAACGGATAATCCGTTGTCTGCTAGGTAATTTATCCAATCCAATTCTGCACGGATTAAAGTGTCTGAACGGTGAGAATCATGCGAGAAACGAAGAACATAGTTTTTGTTTTCTTTGGAATATGAGTAGACCAAATTTTGAAAACCACCAATGAAATTGCATTCTTCTTTGGCTATGCCGTAGAGTTTCGATGCTTTAATAACTAAAGCCTCATCCATTTTTTATTTTCTCCTCTTTTCACAACAGCGAAATATAATCTGCTCTATACTTTTGTTGAAGCCTGCATATTTTCCTTTTTAACTACACTATTGAATTCTGTTATACTGCCCGTTAGCTGAA
The nucleotide sequence above comes from Paenibacillus sp. IHBB 10380. Encoded proteins:
- a CDS encoding GNAT family N-acetyltransferase; translation: MFKKIEEYSLNAWPALQNFVYDGWLLRFANGYTKRSNSISPIYDTNELNIQEKIKSCENIYTDVGLDTIFKVTPFVNPVNIDCILEGLGYYIVEPSSVQTVDLSEIEESLLNDAIVSTEINNEWVEILTKFKNLTDSNVRITKELLSKSYLMKGFFILYVDSVPVACGVGVIEGNYVGLYDIITDSKYRNQGYGKLGYKESYTYWYRIKKRL
- a CDS encoding DUF4184 family protein, translated to MICLTRSDALPFTFAHPLYSFPIKYIKPRYFSLVGLVLGSMSPDFEYFIALEPYQIIGHTHWGLFLEGIPLCIVILLLLQIIMKPFILHLPSTFNIDMKSYSFIRYFDFRKFSNWIVFLISVVVGFYSHIFIDSFTHKSGFLVMNYPFLQNSYFIIPLYKLLQYSLSIIGIVVQMCLIVVLIRKAPYSTKPFRRISLKRKLVYWLIVLITAISVIIAKLVFTTSTNIIGIIIVSSISGFFLGVIIASLIFRKN
- a CDS encoding SDR family NAD(P)-dependent oxidoreductase, with the protein product MESILITGANRGLGLELLKVFNSNAFFTFPVVRTEESAETIRAQFPYNCRPIVADLSEDKSINSIKLILENSTESLDVVINNAGISGSEYLIETLGTAEVNNLFNIHCLGPIRTVQACLPQLKRSNNPRIINVSSRLGSLTRMASGEFKDRGFSYSYRMAKAAQNMFTICLGQEVKRFNITVCAIHPGELLTRGRSTDANTDPSIAAENIYEWIGTIDINSSGLFVQPLVQDMPW
- a CDS encoding aminoglycoside adenylyltransferase domain-containing protein is translated as MGSTWDHSFVVHQEHDITNKARAGEYALKVVPKHWHKIIQESINVRQGVTKSLYRSKIKRKQEAITYMNYIMEQCNNKF
- a CDS encoding GNAT family N-acetyltransferase; this translates as MIYELERSQFHRCSDIVNRGVNIEEKAIVAGTNPGRIFVDNIEKPRSAMIWLGNLDGFIFIGDSKNDLFNKEIKKYIDEVITVQAKELGLEWFECIGNHSSWYITFEEIFSDRELGSWDQNVYTLSSREYKTEGRHNLDHSFVIKRVTRDMLESDTILNQEFLKSKILKFWESENDFFENGIGFCVLHKNEIASLCITGFRYNEIHGIDIETIESFQGKKLAQNVVHSFVEHCFSNGFTPYWDCMEVNYPSNAVAQQVGFKREFSFKGYEFKL
- a CDS encoding phosphotransferase enzyme family protein, with the protein product MDEALVIKASKLYGIAKEECNFIGGFQNLVYSYSKENKNYVLRFSHDSHRSDTLIRAELDWINYLADNGLSVCKSIQSIRQVDCEMVEKNNDRYYVVAFEMAKGQKININNESEWNEEFFSRWGSMAGRIHSLTKKYKSKQVNTRRPHQYEKDQEFIHTISKKLDDTQTFSLQKFIYLSEVLNPDKKIEHDLYGLVHNDIHRGNFHVLGGELQLFDFDECSYNWFGNDIAIPLFYSVWEATPKNIERTEFAKKFLYHFLNGYAKEISITDDTLKHIPALLKMREVVLHLFFTTRWNLGELTFKQQQILKDLEFNIKNDIPFLELIF
- a CDS encoding DUF3951 domain-containing protein → MSLNYRLSNTNKALIHNQRLLKIEFYADRKIITKKELPSSNYTPFDYITSQTNIEFHEEKEETEEENDKGDDKDKNNNK